In the genome of Neofelis nebulosa isolate mNeoNeb1 chromosome 6, mNeoNeb1.pri, whole genome shotgun sequence, one region contains:
- the SLC17A2 gene encoding sodium-dependent phosphate transport protein 3 isoform X1 — MDKKPSPKKAPGFCSLRYGLALIMHFSNFTMITQRVSLSIAIIAMVNSSQPHGLSNASAEGPLAETLSDPSTSIKEFNTGASVYEWSPETQGIIFSSISYGIVVTLIPSGYLAGIFGAKQMLGAGLLISSLLTLFTPLAADFGVILVIVIRMIQGMAQGMAWTGQFTIWAKWAPPLERSKLTTIAGSGAAFGSFIILCVGGLISQALGWPFIFYIFGSIGCVCCLLWFTVIYDDPTHHPCISVREKEHIVASLAHQSSSPRRSVPIKAMARCLPLWAIFTGFFSHFWLCTIIITYLPTYISSVLHVNIRDSGVLSSLPFIAASSCTILGGQLADFLLSRNLLRLITVRKLFSSLGLLLPSLCAVALPFVASSYVTTIILLILIPGTSNLCDSGFIINTLDVAPRYASFLMGISRGFGLIAGIISSTATGFLISQDSVSGWRSVFFLSAAVNMFGMFFYITFGQAEIQDWAKEKTMTRL; from the exons ATGGACAAGAAGCCTTCGCCCAAGAAAG CTCCAGGTTTCTGTTCGTTACGCTATGGACTGGCTCTCATCATGCACTTCTCAAACTTCACCATGATAACCCAGCGTGTGAGTCTGAGCATTGCGATCATTGCCATGGTGAACAGCTCTCAGCCGCATGGTCTATCCAACGCCTCCGCAGAAGGACCTCTGGCAGAAACCCTCAGCGACCCCAGCACATCCATCAAGGAATTTAACACAGGG GCCTCTGTATATGAATGGAGCCCAGAGACTCAGGGTATCATCTTTAGCTCCATCAGCTATGGGATAGTAGTGACTCTGATCCCAAGTGGATATTTGGCAGGGATATTTGGAGCAAAACAGATGCTTGGTGCTGGTTTGCTGatctcctccctcctcaccctcttTACACCACTGGCTGCTGACTTCGGAGTGATTTTGGTTATTGTGATTCGGATGATCCAGGGCATGGCCCAG GGCATGGCCTGGACAGGTCAGTTTACCATCTGGGCAAAGTGGGCTCCCCCACTCGAACGAAGCAAACTCACCACCATTGCAGGGTCAG gGGCAGCGTTTGGGTCCTTCATCATCCTCTGCGTGGGGGGACTAATCTCCCAGGCCTTGGGCTGGCCGTTTATCTTCTACATCTTTG GTAGCATTGGCTGCGTCTGCTGTCTCCTGTGGTTCACAGTGATTTATGATGACCCCACGCATCACCCATGCATAAGCGTCCGGGAAAAGGAGCACATCGTGGCCTCACTGGCTCACCAG TCCAGTTCTCCTAGACGATCTGTCCCCATAAAAGCTATGGCCAGATGCCTACCGCTTTGGGCCATTTTCACGGGGTTTTTCAGCCATTTCTGGTTATGCACCATAATCATAACATACCTCCCGACCTACATCAGCTCCGTGCTCCACGTTAACATCAGAGAC AGCGGGGTTCTGTCATCCCTCCCCTTCATTGCTGCTTCAAGCTGCACGATTCTAGGAGGCCAGCTGGCAGACTTCCTTCTGTCCAGGAATCTTCTCAGACTAATCACTGTCCGAAAACTCTTTTCATCCCTAG GGCTCCTCCTTCCGTCTCTGTGTGCCGTGGCCCTGCCCTTCGTGGCTTCCAGTTACGTGACAACCATTATTTTGCTGATACTCATTCCTGGGACCAGCAATCTGTGCGACTCGGGGTTCATCATCAACACCTTAGATGTCGCCCCCAG GTACGCAAGTTTCCTCATGGGAATCTCCAGGGGCTTCGGGCTCATCGCAGGGATCATCTCTTCCACAGCCACCGGATTCCTCATCAGCCAG GATTCTGTGTCTGGATGGAGGAGTGTCTTTTTCCTATCTGCGGCCGTCAACATGTTTGGCATGTTTTTTTACATCACATTTGGACAAGCAGAAATCCAGGACTGGGCCAAAGAGAAGACCATGACCCGCCTCTGA
- the SLC17A2 gene encoding sodium-dependent phosphate transport protein 3 isoform X2, whose protein sequence is MDKKPSPKKAPGFCSLRYGLALIMHFSNFTMITQRVSLSIAIIAMVNSSQPHGLSNASAEGPLAETLSDPSTSIKEFNTGGMAWTGQFTIWAKWAPPLERSKLTTIAGSGAAFGSFIILCVGGLISQALGWPFIFYIFGSIGCVCCLLWFTVIYDDPTHHPCISVREKEHIVASLAHQSSSPRRSVPIKAMARCLPLWAIFTGFFSHFWLCTIIITYLPTYISSVLHVNIRDSGVLSSLPFIAASSCTILGGQLADFLLSRNLLRLITVRKLFSSLGLLLPSLCAVALPFVASSYVTTIILLILIPGTSNLCDSGFIINTLDVAPRYASFLMGISRGFGLIAGIISSTATGFLISQDSVSGWRSVFFLSAAVNMFGMFFYITFGQAEIQDWAKEKTMTRL, encoded by the exons ATGGACAAGAAGCCTTCGCCCAAGAAAG CTCCAGGTTTCTGTTCGTTACGCTATGGACTGGCTCTCATCATGCACTTCTCAAACTTCACCATGATAACCCAGCGTGTGAGTCTGAGCATTGCGATCATTGCCATGGTGAACAGCTCTCAGCCGCATGGTCTATCCAACGCCTCCGCAGAAGGACCTCTGGCAGAAACCCTCAGCGACCCCAGCACATCCATCAAGGAATTTAACACAGGG GGCATGGCCTGGACAGGTCAGTTTACCATCTGGGCAAAGTGGGCTCCCCCACTCGAACGAAGCAAACTCACCACCATTGCAGGGTCAG gGGCAGCGTTTGGGTCCTTCATCATCCTCTGCGTGGGGGGACTAATCTCCCAGGCCTTGGGCTGGCCGTTTATCTTCTACATCTTTG GTAGCATTGGCTGCGTCTGCTGTCTCCTGTGGTTCACAGTGATTTATGATGACCCCACGCATCACCCATGCATAAGCGTCCGGGAAAAGGAGCACATCGTGGCCTCACTGGCTCACCAG TCCAGTTCTCCTAGACGATCTGTCCCCATAAAAGCTATGGCCAGATGCCTACCGCTTTGGGCCATTTTCACGGGGTTTTTCAGCCATTTCTGGTTATGCACCATAATCATAACATACCTCCCGACCTACATCAGCTCCGTGCTCCACGTTAACATCAGAGAC AGCGGGGTTCTGTCATCCCTCCCCTTCATTGCTGCTTCAAGCTGCACGATTCTAGGAGGCCAGCTGGCAGACTTCCTTCTGTCCAGGAATCTTCTCAGACTAATCACTGTCCGAAAACTCTTTTCATCCCTAG GGCTCCTCCTTCCGTCTCTGTGTGCCGTGGCCCTGCCCTTCGTGGCTTCCAGTTACGTGACAACCATTATTTTGCTGATACTCATTCCTGGGACCAGCAATCTGTGCGACTCGGGGTTCATCATCAACACCTTAGATGTCGCCCCCAG GTACGCAAGTTTCCTCATGGGAATCTCCAGGGGCTTCGGGCTCATCGCAGGGATCATCTCTTCCACAGCCACCGGATTCCTCATCAGCCAG GATTCTGTGTCTGGATGGAGGAGTGTCTTTTTCCTATCTGCGGCCGTCAACATGTTTGGCATGTTTTTTTACATCACATTTGGACAAGCAGAAATCCAGGACTGGGCCAAAGAGAAGACCATGACCCGCCTCTGA